From Micromonospora echinaurantiaca:
CGAGGGCGATGCTCAGCGCCGACTTGCCGGCCGCGGTCGGCCCGACCACGGCCACCACCGTGCCGGCCGGCGGGCGGCTGCCACCGGCCTCGACCGGCCCGCTCACGCCGGCCCGCCGCTTCGCCGCGCGCGTCCGCGCGGCACCGCCGCGCGGACGTTCCGCCCGCTCACGCCGGCTCCCAGCCGGCCACGAAGTAGGTAACGCCGTAGGGCGCGGCGTGGTAGCGCAGCTCGCCACGCCAGGCGCCGCCGGCCGCGCGGGCCGCGCCGGCGAGCACCTGCCAGGGGGCGCGCCCGGCGACCTTCAGCTCCGCCGACAACTCCGGGTCCAGGCCGAGCAGGGCCGCGGCGTCCGCGTCGGCCAGCGCCCGGGCGACCCCCTCGTCGTACGGCTCGGCGCGCGGGTCGTGGTAGCCGGGCGACTTCTCCCCCCGGCTGGCGGAGCCGTCCCCCATCACCAGCAGCGCCACCCGGGGGCGGTACCCGTCGACCTGCCGGGCGAGCTCGGCCACCTCGTCGGCGGTCGCGTCCGACGCCACCTGGGCGGCGACCACCCGCGCGCCGACCCGGTGGCGGCCGAGCAGCCACGCGCCGACGGTCACGCTCGACGGCAGCGTCGCCGGCCCGTCGGGCAGCGCGGGGACCAGCGGCACGGTGAGGTCCACGCCGAACGGGCGGAACGTGCCGACCGCGGGCGGGACGATCCAGCCCGTCCCGGGGCCGGAGCCCAGCACCACGACGCAGTCCGGCTCGGTGGCCAGCAGCCGGGCGACGGCGGCGTCGCAGGCGGCCCGGAGGTCGGCCAGCTCGCCGGCGGCGGCGCCCGCCACCTCGGGCACGAGCAGGGGCGGATGCGGGCAGACGGCGGCGGCGACCAGTGGCACGGGTCCACGTTAGCGGGACGTCCCGGTGCGTCCCCGCGCCGATCCGGTCATTCGACGGCTAGGACACCGTATGGTCACGGTCGGCGATAGGCGCTCGACGTGGACGGGGGCGGACCTGTGACAATGCCGGGAGAAACTTTGCTGCGCCGTGGCGGCGATCGCGGGACTGCTCCCCGACGCCGGGAGAACGAGGATGGGCACATGAGCGACTGGACTGCCTTCGGACGGGTGGACGCGGACGGC
This genomic window contains:
- a CDS encoding class III extradiol ring-cleavage dioxygenase family protein encodes the protein MPLVAAAVCPHPPLLVPEVAGAAAGELADLRAACDAAVARLLATEPDCVVVLGSGPGTGWIVPPAVGTFRPFGVDLTVPLVPALPDGPATLPSSVTVGAWLLGRHRVGARVVAAQVASDATADEVAELARQVDGYRPRVALLVMGDGSASRGEKSPGYHDPRAEPYDEGVARALADADAAALLGLDPELSAELKVAGRAPWQVLAGAARAAGGAWRGELRYHAAPYGVTYFVAGWEPA